A window of Mercenaria mercenaria strain notata chromosome 16, MADL_Memer_1, whole genome shotgun sequence contains these coding sequences:
- the LOC123541002 gene encoding serine protease inhibitor Cvsi-1-like — MKISIALCLVTFAVCVYSETCTRLSDCHETKCSSEHGWWLHCTKGNCLCTHDTFIGKNCTDGASATCDAIHGSRCTDHNLVWRCIDSVCHCSRPRN; from the exons ATGAAGATTTCCATAGCACTTTGTTTAGTAACGTTTGCAG TGTGTGTGTACAGTGAAACATGTACTCGTCTCAGTGATTGCCACGAGACGAAATGTAGCTCTGAACATGGATGGTGGCTTCACTGTACCAAAGGCAACTGCCTGTGCACCCATGATACGTTCATAG GAAAGAATTGCACGGACGGTGCCTCCGCAACATGTGATGCTATCCATGGATCCCGTTGCACAGACCATAATCTCGTTTGGCGGTGTATTGACAGTGTTTGCCATTGCTCGAGACCTCGTAACTAA
- the LOC123540666 gene encoding uncharacterized protein LOC123540666 — translation MANVLDLAFAMDCTGSMGSYITEARNNIEAIVTEVVESEKCQVRLALVEYRDHPPQDKTFITRKHDFTDSADTMKLWLRECEADGGGDTPEAVADALNDVLNLSWREEATKMCVFVTDAPPHGLATEDCSDSFPDGCPEGLDPMEIAKLLAGKGVSLYVVGCEPSVSPYKDFYLAVAHVTGGQYVPLADAKGLVKIIIYGSREEMSLKKLEAEVEEEIKVLTSSGIVINEEELSSSLHKRWKSRGEKSKQLMLNQRGLETAKNSADAMAMTKMGFDDVRSLFSTSSREAKKASGTLHDSKAKENAGEGPSKDMDMDAKTAMVTAALADIKTASKSSSGDWVKVDFSGLAETIDFGPAEEKKQSIDEGSGYQCIDGGVTLSQTMRVVQKSMMKMSNSGKTDK, via the coding sequence ATGGCGAATGTGTTAGATTTAGCGTTTGCAATGGATTGTACTGGAAGTATGGGTTCTTATATAACAGAGGCGAGGAACAATATTGAAGCTATTGTAACCGAAGttgttgaaagtgaaaaatgtcaGGTTAGACTAGCCCTGGTTGAATATCGTGATCATCCTCCGCAGGATAAAACTTTTATTACGAGGAAACATGATTTCACAGATTCCGCTGATACTATGAAACTGTGGTTACGGGAATGTGAAGCCGATGGAGGTGGCGACACTCCTGAGGCTGTTGCAGACGCGCTGAATGATGTACTAAATCTTTCCTGGCGGGAAGAGGCTACGAAAATGTGTGTGTTTGTAACTGATGCTCCTCCACACGGTTTAGCTACAGAGGATTGCAGCGATTCGTTCCCAGATGGCTGTCCAGAAGGGTTAGATCCAATGGAAATTGCCAAGCTACTTGCAGGAAAAGGTGTATCACTTTACGTGGTTGGGTGTGAACCAAGTGTAAGTCCTTATAAGGACTTTTACCTCGCTGTAGCGCACGTAACTGGCGGACAGTACGTTCCGTTAGCGGATGCAAAGGGTCTTGTGAAAATAATCATATATGGATCACGGGAAGAAATGTCGTTGAAAAAGTTAGAAGCTGAGGTTGAAGAAGAGATTAAAGTGTTGACATCTTCAGGAATCGTCATAAATGAAGAAGAACTGTCTTCATCACTGCATAAAAGATGGAAATCACGAGGAGAAAAGTCTAAACAATTGATGCTCAATCAGCGAGGGTTAGAAACTGCAAAGAACTCCGCAGATGCTATGGCGATGACGAAAATGGGGTTTGATGATGTAAGAAGTCTTTTTTCTACGTCATCAAGGGAGGCGAAAAAGGCGTCAGGAACGCTGCACGATTCTAAAGCCAAAGAAAACGCCGGAGAAGGTCCTAGCAAGGACATGGATATGGATGCAAAAACTGCTATGGTAACCGCTGCCTTAGCAGATATTAAAACTGCATCTAAATCAAGCTCTGGGGACTGGGTAAAGGTTGATTTTAGCGGATTAGCAGAAACAATCGACTTTGGTCCGGCCGAAGAAAAAAAGCAATCGATAGATGAAGGGTCTGGATACCAGTGTATTGATGGAGGTGTAACATTGTCTCAAACCATGAGAGTTGTTCAAAAGTCAATGATGAAAATGTCAAACAGCGGAAAGACTGATAAATGA
- the LOC128549239 gene encoding tenascin-like, which translates to MKIGIALCLVTFAVSVYGEQCKTVNDCDETSCINEDGWWLHCVNNLCLCNHDTYTGKPCADGDPATCAAVHNSRCTDHGFRWRCIDKICHCSKH; encoded by the exons ATGAAGATTGGCATAGCTCTTTGTTTAGTGACATTTGCAG TGAGTGTTTATGGTGAGCAATGTAAAACTGTTAATGACTGTGATGAGACCAGTTGCATCAATGAAGATGGTTGGTGGCTTCACTGTGTAAACAACCTGTGCCTTTGCAATCACGACACATACACTG GAAAACCTTGCGCTGATGGAGATCCCGCTACATGTGCGGCCGTCCATAATTCCCGTTGCACGGACCATGGTTTCCGGTGGCGCTGTATAGACAAAATTTGTCACTGCTCAAAACattga